The Hypanus sabinus isolate sHypSab1 chromosome 1, sHypSab1.hap1, whole genome shotgun sequence genome contains a region encoding:
- the LOC132391313 gene encoding paraneoplastic antigen Ma3-like isoform X1 yields the protein MEASELTAALNSLVGVAERPRLKLGVFSGAKPTPDWEVDYETWIEHMSLMLEEWPGSEEEKRQRLVGSLRGLAAKTVRELKAEKPGASVEEYIEVLGGAFGLSGEPWLLLAEFQRLEQWRGEKLSEYIFRMEGMLSGLRRRGVAKATDVASVRMSQLFSGSLEEDKVAWTIRQAYRKGPPPSFGQLIREVREEKRALGRKRGTGLRERSSAIQEVVAGWRNDNPPGSREPPLEGRDRGGTHSQGRSVQWIGSRSRPGRGGAAGNVCFNCGKEGHFRRDSGRPRVCYSCGEEGHFRWDCERQGVPRRTSPPTTKKGEVLGNLGEAQ from the coding sequence ATGGAAGCCTCGGAGTTGAcagccgcacttaactccctggtgggggtggccgagaggccacggctgaagctgggggtgttctccggagccaagcctactccggactgggaggtggactatgagacctggatcgagcatatgtccttgatgttagaggagtggccaggctcagaggaggagaagaggcagcgattggtgggaagtttgaggggtttagcagccaaaaccgtccgggagttgaaagctgagaagcctggggcctcagtggaggaatatATAGAAGTTTTGgggggagcgtttgggttgtcaggggaaccctggctgcttttagcagagttccaacgcctggaacaatggagaggggaaaagctctccgagtacatatttaggatggaggggatgctctcggggctgcggcgtcGGGGGGTAgcgaaggcgactgacgtggctagcgtgaggatgagtcagctattcagtggctctctggaggaggacaaggtggcgtggactatccggcaggcttataggaaaggcccccctccatccttcgggcaactgattagagaggtgcgagaggaaaagagagcgttggggcggaaaaggggcacaGGCCTACGGGaacgatcctcagcgatacaagaagtggtggctgggtggaggaatgacaatcccccggggagtagggaaccccctctggaggggagggacaggggaggtacccactctcaggggcgatcagtgcagtggattgggagcaggagccgtcctgggagaggaggggcggcaggcaacgtgtgctttaactgtgggaaagaggggcatttcaggcgggacagtgggcggccgagggtgtgctatagctgtggagaggagggacactttaggtgggattgtgagagacaaggagtcccgcggaggacaagcccccctacgactaaaaagggagaggtgttgggaaacttaggagaggctcagtga